Proteins encoded in a region of the Neodiprion lecontei isolate iyNeoLeco1 chromosome 5, iyNeoLeco1.1, whole genome shotgun sequence genome:
- the LOC107221284 gene encoding G protein-coupled receptor kinase 1: protein MADLEAVLADVSYLMAMEKSKCTPAARASKKIVLPDPSVRSVTHKHLIKKNEVNFDKIFNQMLGYLLFKDFCETVAEEPIPQLSFYEEIKAYEKLECPEERRRLAREIYDNFIMKELLAHAHEYSKDAVAHVQKYLMKNEVPVNLFEPYIEEIFNHLRGDPFKKFLESDKYTRFCQWKNLELNIQLTMNDFSVHRIIGRGGFGEVYGCRKADTGKMYAMKCLDKKRIKMKQGETLALNERIMLSLVSTGVDCPFIVCMTYAFHTPDKLCFILDLMNGGDLHYHLSQHGVFNEPEMKFYAAEVILGLEHMHRRYIVYRDLKPANILLDEHGHVRISDLGLACDFSKKKPHASVGTHGYMAPEVLSKATPYDSSADWFSFGCMLYKLLKGHSPFRQHKTKDKHEIDRMTLTMNVELPETFSRELQSLLEGLLQRDIDKRLGCRGGGADELKEHPFFSGIDWQQVYLQKYTPPLIPPKGEVNAADAFDIGSFDEEDTKGIKLTDADQDLYKNFPLVISERWQAEVAETVFETINNEADKVENKRKAKQKLRFDTDEKESDCILHGYIKKLGGPFASAWQTRYAKLYPNRLELHPESTTNKPELVFLDQVEEVAADYQHVKGEQCIVVRTRDAKIVLTNPDEIGLKEWALSLRSAHKCSMELLGNMAKKAGKIYGTEREATIQQMQRSTNGN, encoded by the exons ATGGCGGACCTCGAGGCGGTTCTCGCCGATGTGAGCTACCTGATGGCGATGGAGAAGAGCAAATGCACCCCCGCGGCGAGGGCGAGCAAGAAAATCGTCCTGCCGGACCCTAG TGTCAGAAGCGTCACGCACAAGCATCTTATTAAGAAGAACGAAGTGAACTTCGacaaaatattcaatcaaATGTTAG GGTATCTTTTATTCAAAGACTTCTGCGAGACTGTAGCGGAGGAACCAATTCCGCAACTTAGTTTTTACGAAGAG ATCAAAGCGTATGAGAAGTTGGAATGTCCGGAAGAGAGGAGAAGACTTGCTCGGGAAATATACGACAATTTCATAATGAAAGAATTATTAGCTCATGCGCAC GAATACTCGAAAGATGCGGTAGCACATGTACAGAAATATCTAATGAAGAACGAGGTTCCAGTTAATTTATTTGAG CCGTACATTGAGGAAATCTTCAACCATCTGAGGGGAGACccgttcaaaaaatttttggagag TGACAAGTACACACGTTTCTGCCAATGGAAGAATCTCGAGCTGAACATCCAG CTGACAATGAACGACTTCAGCGTACATCGAATTATCGGGAGGGGGGGATTTGGGGAAGTTTACGGATGCCGAAAGGCGGACACTGGTAAAATGTACGCAATGAAGTGCCTCGATAAAAAGCGTATTAAAATGAAGCAGGGAGAAACATTGGCCCTTAATGAAAGGATAATGCTCTCGCTAGTCAGTACTGGA GTCGATTGCCCGTTCATAGTCTGCATGACATACGCCTTTCACACGCCGGACAAATTGTGCTTCATACTGGATTTAATGAATGGTGGCGATCTTCACTATCACCTTAGTCAACACGGTGTTTTCAATGAAcccgaaatgaaattttacgcAGCTGAAGTGATCCTTGGTCTGGAACACATGCACCGCAGATACATCGTATATCGAGACCTTAAACCAGCCAATATTCTTCTTGACGAACACGGTCACGTCAGGATATCCGATCTGGGACTCGCCTGTGATTTTTCTAAGAAAAAACCCCACGCCAGTGT CGGCACTCACGGCTACATGGCGCCTGAGGTACTTTCGAAAGCAACCCCGTACGACTCGAGCGCAGATTGGTTTTCCTTCGGTTGTATGTTATACAAACTCCTGAAGGGTCACAGTCCATTCAGACAGCACAAGACCAAAGACAAACACGAAATCGACCGCATGACACTGACTATG aATGTCGAACTACCAGAAACTTTTTCGCGGGAGCTGCAGTCGCTTCTAGAAGGTTTGCTGCAAAGGGATATCGACAAGAGGCTCGGGTGCCGAGGCGGTGGGGCAGACGAGCTTAAAGAGCATCCATTTTTTAGTGGAATCGACTGGCAGCAAGTGTATCTTCAAAAGTATACGCCACCTTTGATACCACCGAAAGGGGAAGTTAATGCAGCTGATGCTTTTGATATTGGGTCTTTCGACGAAGAGGATACCAAAGGTATCAAGTTGACAGACGCCGATCAAGAtctttacaaaaatttcccTCTCGTTATATCGGAGAGATGGCAAGCTGAAGTAGCAGAAACTGTCTTCGAAACAATTAACAATGAAGCTGACAAG GTGGAAAATAAACGTAAAGCAAAACAGAAGCTGAGGTTTGACACCGATGAGAAGG AGTCGGATTGTATACTGCACgggtatataaaaaaattaggagGACCCTTTGCGAGCGCGTGGCAGACTCGCTATGCTAAATTATATCCAAACCGATTAGAACTTCATCCAGAATCGACGACTAATAAACCCGAACTTGTCTTCCTGGATCAG GTGGAAGAAGTAGCTGCTGACTACCAACACGTTAAAGGAGAACAGTGTATAGTAGTTCGTACTCGAGATGCGAAAATTGTACTCACTAATCCC
- the LOC107221286 gene encoding HEAT repeat-containing protein 6: MALLQEQSISDATVKFLILTKKLLSVTQERGCDKKLVNSYLNEINEVNYNTPIVFDSNATLLLTNQLCSVVQPSELHLVKNTSQLLVNLGRCGERFHGRTFIACKRWILECLEFADHTAYDDLLLALQSLLRTGPFDIINQDLRNLLGNGGLLLKFVAVTGEWTETQFLAISCLEAILASKESNGAKISSEFLQSIQNIVIDMVSSVSYESQNKQHYNKIIGSSLRILRCIVADKSLIKSADMIGKMLGIVQSFMLHGVKGCPHMKAHHLRPAAMNLPEASHSIPRGRNIRSQKLKSRRQPKKETSESPNNVLPQIKACSNKYLSDSDTSDTENVSPVHMESRVRLEALQLLNSIVQNTPSREIFGYWPQIVASGSRADARVLTRCILKEPMSKVRQIALAALTELLLGAKLFLMHAEDVERSSFITFFGTVSAMIREMHSTLSLLLSTEKNIAVLTHALKCSAALAQGTPYSRLKPGLATKLIRNCRLQVFHKDPTVRVAALSVCEALAMSDPITPEILDILLKQTKSDTDTELSQLNLNTPSDTGTENEFEFENIEDDESDTAYICDENTQDKEISSLLYACLRNVSNQAVSVPVRLASVKLIGALAFNARTVVFPHLEIVATALVSALSEPETPVALHAGRVIETIAGCIANSGSNVTDGQTFWNIVFNPVTKLAQNSQTTLREAACDCLGNIGSDMLSLLSRERSIMIITTLFGAVRDEESAVRAAALRALGMLVELPSLEDDVGFLMDLVDVVCSALGDKNPGVKVKAAWTLANLCDCLVRQEGNNDVEPIPLEDVLPRLHQASVKASKDHDKVKCNAVRAVGSTLYLCPDKQILRDTSQGLDALVNCAITGNDMKVRWNSCRALGFVLSHHPDRILPLTWRDQVFPALCSLVCLSPNFKVRTNAAWALSVCQSYGRHILLLWKSVVSALENSQHVPSYVEYSHRDTLVQQLCLTLSHLAVHTLASDLPALWDEIKDHIDDTSVQMKQFQERVLPEKAGDTIKAKEQMIKYSQNAATSQERQIANALIKIFERSDCYDNLDISSTMNY; encoded by the exons ATGGCGCTTTTACAGGAGCAGTCAATCTCTGACGCTACTGTCAAATTTCTTATTctgacgaaaaaattattgtcagTCACCCAGGAGAGGGGTTGCGACAAGAAACTGGTCAACTCGTACCTAAACGAGATAAACGAAGTAAATTACAACACTCCTATCGTCTTTGATAGCAAC GCAACACTTCTTCTGACTAACCAATTATGCTCTGTCGTCCAACCGTCGGAACTACACCTCGTCAAAAACACCAGCCAATTGTTGGTGAATCTTGGGCGATGCGGTGAACGATTTCACGGGAGAACATTCATTGCTTGCAAAAGATGGATATTGGAATGTCTCGAGTTTGCCGATCACACGGCATATGACGATCTTCTTCTTGCTCTGCAGAGTCTACTGCGCACTGGACCATTTGATATAATCAATCAA GATCTCAGGAATCTGTTGGGAAACGGAGGCTTGCTTCTTAAGTTTGTGGCTGTGACTGGTGAATGGACAGAGACACAATTTCTAGCTATTTCTTGCCTAGAAGCCATTCTTGCAAGTAAAGAAAGTAACGGAGCTAAAATATCTTCTGAATTTCTACAAAGCAttcaaaatattgtcattGATATGGTTTCTTCCGTATCTTACGAGAGTCAGAATAAACAGCACTATAACAAG ATTATAGGTTCATCGCTGCGAATACTACGCTGTATAGTTGCTGATAAAAGTCTTATAAAAAGTGCAGACATGATTGGAAAGATGTTAGGTATCGTTCAGAGTTTTATGTTACACGGAGTCAAGGGTTGCCCTCATATGAAGGCTCACCATTTACGACCGGCTGCTATGAACCTGCCAGAAGCATCGCACTCGATACCTAGAGGAAGAAATATCAGAAGCCAAAAGTTGAAATCCCGAAGACAGCCTAAAAAAGAAACTTCTGAATCACCAAACAATGTTTTGCCACAAATAAAAGCATGCAGCAATAAGTATCTCAGTGATTCCGACACATCTGACACAGAAAATGTGAGTCCCGTACATATGGAGTCTAGAGTTCGTCTGGAAGCTCTGCAATTGCTGAATTCTATTGTTCAAAACACGCCTAGTCGTGAAATATTTGGTTACTGGCCACAAATCGTTGCCAGTGGTTCTAGAGCCGACGCCAGAGTGCTTACAAGATGCATTTTGAAAGAACCTATGTCCAAAGTGCGGCAAATCGCACTTGCTGCCCTGACCGAGCTACTCCTAGGAGCTAAACTGTTTTTAATGCATGCCGAAGATGTCGAGAGGTCTtcttttatcacattttttggGACTGTTAGCGCCATGATTCGAGAAATGCATTCCACATTGTCCCTACTCCTAAGCACAGAAAAGAACATTGCTGTTTTGACACACGCTTTAAAATGTTCTGCTGCCCTGGCGCAAGGCACGCCTTATAGCCGGTTGAAGCCAGGCTTAGCTACAAAATTGATAAGGAACTGCAGGCTGCAAGTCTTTCACAAAG ATCCTACCGTGCGTGTCGCGGCTTTATCCGTTTGCGAAGCACTGGCTATGTCAGATCCAATCACTCCTGAGATATTGGACATTCTTCTAAAGCAAACAAAGTCTGATACAGATACAGAACTTTCACAATTGAATCTCAATACTCCCAGTGACACTGGAActgaaaatgaatttgagtttgaaaatatcgagGATGACGAGAGTGACACCGCTTACATTTGTGACGAAAATACACAAGACAAGGAAATCAGTTCGCTGCTCTACGCGTGCCTTAGAAACGTATCTAATCAA GCTGTGAGTGTTCCGGTACGATTGGCTTCGGTAAAGTTGATTGGAGCGCTAGCTTTTAATGCAAGAACTGTAGTTTTCCCACATTTAGAAATTGTGGCAACTGCTTTAGTTTCGGCACTTTCTGAGCCAGAAACACCTGTGGCGTTACACGCAGGTCGCGTGATCGAAACGATAGCTGGGTGCATAGCAAACTCTGGATCAAATGTTACGGATGGACAAACGTTTTGGAATATAGTTTTCAACCCAGTCACTAAGCTAGCTCAAAATTCGCAAACAACGTTGAGAGAAGCTGCTTGCGACTGCTTGGGAAATATTGGCTCTGATATGTTGTCGCTATTGTCA AGAGAACGCAGCATAATGATCATAACAACACTATTTGGAGCTGTGCGTGATGAAGAAAGTGCAGTAAGAGCAGCTGCCCTTAGAGCGCTTGGTATGCTTGTTGAATTGCCTTCCCTGGAAGATGATGTAGGCTTTCTTATGGACTTGGTTGATGTTGTCTGTTCTGCGTTGGGTGATAAGAATCCTGGGGTGAAAGTAAAAGCTGCATGGACGTTAGCAAATCTCTGTGATTGCTTGGTGCGACAGGA GGGAAACAATGACGTTGAACCGATTCCTCTTGAAGATGTTTTACCCCGGCTTCATCAAGCTAGTGTAAAAGCGTCCAAAGATCACGACAAAGTGAAGTGTAATGCTGTCAGAGCAGTAGGAAGCACGTTGTACCTGTGTCCCGATAAACAAATCTTGAGGGATACATCGCAGGGATTAGATGCCCTTGTAAACTGTGCGATTACAGGAAATGATATGAAG GTGAGATGGAATTCGTGTCGCGCTTTGGGGTTTGTGCTCAGTCATCATCCAGACAGAATTCTCCCATTAACATGGAGG GACCAGGTATTTCCAGCTCTATGTAGCCTAGTCTGTCTCAGtccaaatttcaaagttcGTACCAATGCTGCATGGGCCCTTTCAGTTTGCCAATCATATGGAAGGCACATATTGCTTCTGTGGAAAAGCGTTGTGTCGGCTTTAGAGAACTCACAGCATGTTCCCAGCTATGTTGAGTACTCTCATCGTGACACACTTGTCCAACAG CTCTGCCTTACCCTCAGCCATCTGGCTGTTCACACTTTGGCTTCAGACTTGCCGGCCCTGTGGGACGAAATTAAAGACCACATCGATGATACTTCGGTTCaaatgaaacaatttcaa GAACGTGTTTTACCTGAAAAAGCTGGAGATACAATTAAAGCAAAGGAGCAAATGATAAAATACTCTCAAAACGCCGCCACATCACAAGAAAGACAAATTGCCAACgcattgattaaaatttttgaacgcTCAGACTGCTATGACAATTTAGATATTAGTTCAACGATGAATTATTGA